The Microbacterium esteraromaticum genome contains the following window.
GTACGCCGAGGGCACCAGCGCGATCTCGATCGATGACACGGCCGCTGGGCGACTCGCGACCGAACACCTCATCGACCTCGGACACCGCGACATCACGTTCCTCGGCGGTAGAGCGGATGCCGCGACACACGCCTTCGGTGACGAGCAGCGGCTCGCCGGCTACCGCGCGGCCATGAGCACCGCAGGTCTCGAAGCCGGCATCCGCCACGCTTCGGGCGAGGCGACGATGCCCGGCGGGTACGAAGCGGCGGTGCGGATGCTGGGAGACCGGCGCTCCCGTCCGACGGCGGTGGTCGCCGTCTGCGACGAAGTGGCCATCGGAGGCATCATCGCCGCGCGACGACTGGGGGTGTCCTCCCCCGCCGATCTCAGCGTGGTCGGCATCGATGACCATGCGCACGCGGAGATGTTCTCGCTGACGACCGTCCTGCAGCATCCGAAAGAACAGGGCCGTGAGGCGGTCCGCATGCTGCGCGACCGCATGGACTCACCCGGCGCGGAAACCGTGCACCGGGTGCTGCCCTCGGAGTTGATCATGCGCGCGTCGACGACGGTGCCGCGCTGATCCGGGTACACAGAAGGCCCCGGGCGAACCCGGGGCCTTCTGTGTCAGTAAGAAGTCTTACTTGAGGGTAACCGTGGCGCCGGCGCCCTCCAGGGCCTCCTTGGCCTTCTCAGCGGTCTCCTTGTTGGCGCCCTCGAGGACGGCCTTCGGAGCGCCGTCGACGACAGCCTTGGCCTCGCCGAGACCCAGCGAGGTGAGCTCGCGGACGGCCTTGATGACCTGGATCTTCTTGTCGCCAGCAGCCTCGAGGATGACGTCGAACGAGTCCTTCTCCTCCTCGGCAGCGGCATCGCCAGCGCCACCGGCTGCGCCGGCAACGGCGACCGGAGCGGCCGCGGTGACGTCGAACTTCTCCTCGAACGCCTTCACGAACTCGCTGAGCTCGATGAGGGTCAGGTCCGCAAACTGCTCCAGCAGCTCCTCAGTGGTGAGCTTCGCCATGATGTATCTCCTAATAAATGGGGTTTGTGTGAGGAAGACGCCGGACGCTTACGCGGCCTCGGCGGTCTCCAGCTTTTCGCGAAGCGCGTCGACGGTGGCAGCAGCCTTGCCCATCGTCGCCTTCATCATGCCCGCTGCCTTCGCCAGCAGAACCTCACGGCTCTCGAGCGAGGCGTACTTGTTGACCTCGTCGGCGTCGAGAGCGTTGCCCTCGAAGACGCCGCCCTTGATCACGAGAAGCGGGTTGGCCTTGGCGAAGTCACGCAGAGCCTTGGCGGTGGTGACGAAGTCACCGTGCACGAACGCGACGGCCGACGGGCCCTTGAGGCCCTCGTCCAGCGTCGTGATCCCCGCGTTGTTCGCGGCGATCTTGGTCAGCGTGTTCTTCACCACGGCGTATTCCGCGTCCTGACGGATAGCGTTGCGCAGCTCCTTGAGCTGGGCAACCGTCAGACCGCGGTACTCGGTCAGCAGGACGGCGTTCGAGCTCTCGAAAGACTTCGTGAGCTCGGCAACCGTTGCATCCTTCTGCGCCATGGTCACTCCTTCTGTGTACGGACGCCACACGGATGCGGGGCGTCGACCTTGACTGCCCACCACATGAGAAAAGCTCCGGCGCAAGCGCACGGAGCTTCAGAAAGAAATCGCACACCTGCGCGGGCCCCTGCGATGCAGTGCTTCGATCGACGCGTGCTTGCGCACATGACGATGACCGGCGGTCTTCGGTTACGTGAAGTCTACGGCATCCGACGGCCCACCCCAAATCACGCGGCGTGGGAGGGTCAAGGACCCCCACGGCTTGGGGTAGCCTCGTGGAGTGACCCCCGAACTCGAAGCCCGGATCGTCGCGGACTCCCGCGACCGGGTCGCGTGGCTTCGCGCTCGCGCACGGGGGATCACCGCAACCGATGTCGCAGGGCTCTCGGGAGACGCCTCGATCATTCGCGCCGCGGACTCCAAGCTCGGCGGCGGGCCGCGTTTCGGCGGCAACGCGTACACAGATCACGGCCGCCGTCGCGAGCCCGAGATCGCCGCGTGGGTCGCCTCGACTCACGGCATCCTGCCCTCGTCGGCGCTGTTCCACGCCGCGGTCGAGAAGCGCCATCTCGCGACGCCGGACGGCGTCTGTGTCAACGGCGAGGGCCGGGTACTGCTCGCCGAGATCAAGACGACCAACAAGTCCTGGCGCACCATCCCCCGCAACTACCTGCGGCAGGTGTGGTGGCAGCAGCACGTGCTGGGCGCCGAGCGCACGTTATTCGTGTGGGAAGAGCACGACGACTTCCGACCGCTGCACGACGAGCCCCGTTCGGTGTGGATCGACCGCGACGAGAAAGAGATCGGCCGCCTCGTCGACCTCGCGACCCGTCTGATCGACGAGTTGTATCACCGCACGACTGGTCAACGTCCTCCCACCGGCGCCGCGCCCGCCGAGAGCCGCCGCGACTCACTCCGCGAGCGCGACATGTTCCGCGCGCTCGCCCTCAGCGACTGATCTCAGCGCAACGGCACCAGCACGCGCGACGCCTCGTCGGCGACCTCTGCAGCGATCGCATCGAGCAGCGGTGAGCGCAGGTTCCACTGCTGCCAGTACAAGGGCACGCGAATGCGCGGCTCCCCCAGCTCGATCAGGTCTTCGGTCGCCTGCGGCATCGGGATCAGTCCCCATCCGAGCCCCAGCCGCACGGCGTGAGAGAAGTCGTGCGACGCCGGCACGTAGTGCCTGGGCACCGACCACGGATCGACTCCCCGCGCCCGCAGCCACCCCTGCTGCAGCGCGTCGCGCCGATCGAAATCGACGAAGGGCGCCTTGCGCAGCGCGTCGTTCGAGACACCGTCTGCGAACCAGCGCTCGAAGTAGTCGGTCGTCGCCATGGCTCGGTACTCGAGCACACCCAAGGGTGTCACCGCGCTACCGCCCACCGGCTCTGCCTCGCTGGTGACGGCTGCCATGACCTCGCCCGACTCGAGCATCCGCGCGGTGTAGTCCTGATCGTCGCGGTGCAGATCGACATCGATCGGATGCTGTCGCGCGATCCGCGCGATCGGAGACAGGAACCACGTCGCCATGGAGTCAGCATTCACGGCGAGCGGGATCCGCACGCGCGCCGCGGTCTCGACAGCGGCTTCGGGTTCGGCGTCTCCGAGACCGAAGGCCACCATCACATCGTGCTCCAGTAGCTCGACCTGACGTGCAAGGCGCACGAGCGCTTCGCCCGCCTCGGTCGCGCGCACAGGGCGCGAACGCACGAGCGCCGCCCGCCCGATCTGCTGCTCGACAACGCGCACCCGCTGGCTCACCGCCGACTGGGTGATGTGCAGTCTGCGCGCGGCCGCTTCGAAGCTGCCCTCGTCGATCACCGCGGCGATGGTCGCGGCAAGCTGCGCATCGATCTTCACATAAGCAATGCTAATGGCCGAGCACGAATCTTTGTTGGCGCTAATGATCCGTGCCTCGATACCGTGAAGGAATGCTCACCGTGCTCGCCGGCCTCGGCCTCGGCCTCTCCTTGATCATCGCCATCGGCGCGCAGAACGTCTTCGTGCTGCGGCAGGGCTTACGGCGTGAGTACGTTCTCCCGGTCGTGCTGGTGTGCGCTCTCTCTGATGCGGTGCTGATCATCGCCGGCGTCGCCGGCCTTGGACTGCTGATCGAGACCGCACCCTGGCTCGTGGTCGTCGCGCGCTGGGCGGGCGCAGCCTTCCTCGTCGGATACGGACTGGTCGCTGCCCGACGGGCCTGGCGGGGAGGGGGCGAGCTGCTCGCATCCGACGACACCGCATCCCCGGGGCCGAGCCACCCGACATCCGGGTCCGCGAGCACGATGCTGGCCCGCACCCGCCTGGCACCCACCCTGGCGACGGTGCTCGCGCTGACCTGGCTGAACCCGCACGTGTACCTCGACACGGTGCTCATGCTGGGCTCAGTCGCCGCGACACACGGCGACGGCCGCTGGTTGTTCGCGACGGGCGCCGTGATCGCCAGCTTCGTGTGGTTCACCGCGCTGGGATTCGGTGCGCGTCACCTGGGTAGATGGCTGCGTACACCGCGCGCGTGGCGGATGCTCGATGCCGGTATCGCCGTCGTGATGATCGCGCTCGGTGTGAACCTGGTGCTGCCCGTACTCTTCGGCTGAGCCGCAACGCAGAAGACCCTCACCCCGAGCGGGGTGAGGGTCTTCGAAAGCGAGTCTCAGACTCAGATGGCGTTGACGTCCAGCGGGATGCCGGGGCCGAACGTGGTCGACACGGCGCCCTTCTGGATGTAGCGGCCCTTCGCGCTCGACGGCTTCAGACGCACGATCTCTTCGAGAGCGGCGTCGATGTTCTCGTTCAGCTGCTCAGTGCTGAACGAGGCCTTGCCGACGATGAAGTGCACGTTGGCGTGCTTGTCGACGCGGAACTCGATCTTTCCGCCCTTGATCTCCTCAACGGCCTTGGCCGGGTTCGGAGTCACGGTGCCGGTCTTGGGGTTGGGCATGAGGCCACGGGGACCCAGCACCTTACCCAGACGACCGACCTGACCCATCAGCTCGGGGGTCGAGACCGCGGCGTCGAAATCGGTCCAGCCACCGGCGACCTTCTCGATCAGCTCGGCGCCACCGACCTCGTCCGCACCAGCGGCGATCGCAGCCTCAGCGGCCGGGCCGTTGGCGAAAACGATGACGCGGGCGGTCTTACCGGTGCCGTGCGGCAGCATGACGGTGCCGCGCACCATCTGGTCTGCCTTGCGGGGGTCAACAGCGAGCTTCAGCGCGACCTCGACGGTCGAGTCGAACTTCGCCGAACCGGTCTCCTTGGCCAGGGCGACAGCCTCAGCGGGAGTGTAGAAACGGTCTGCCTCGATCTTGGCGAGGGCAGCCTGGTATGCCTTGGACTTAGCCATGATTTATCCCCCTCAGTCCTCGACCGTGATGCCCATGGAACGGGCGGTGCCGGCGATGATCTTCGACGCAGCGTCGATGTCGTTCGCGTTCAGGTCGGGCTGCTTGGTCTCGGCGATCTGGCGGACCTGCTCCTTGGTGAGCTTTCCGACCTTGACCGTGTGCGGCGTGGGCGATGCCTTCGCGACACCAGCGGCCTTCTTGATCAGCTCGGCTGCCGGCGGGGTCTTCAGGATGAACGTGAAGCTGCGGTCCTCGTAGACGGTGATCTCCACGGGGATGACGTTGCCGCGCTGCGACTCGGTCGCGGCGTTGTACGCCTTGCAGAACTCCATGATGTTGACGCCATGCTGACCGAGCGCGGGGCCGATCGGCGGCGCCGGGTTGGCTGCACCGGCGTTGATCTGAAGCTTGATCAGGCCGGTCACCTTCTTCTTCGGTGCCATTCTCTTTCCTTTCATCGAGCGAATGCGGCACGCATCCGTTCTCCCGCGAACCCGGCGGTTCCGGGCTGCGGTTGCTCGCGCGCACGAGAAACGGGCGCACAAACCATCCAAGTATACCCGAGAACGCACGAACGGCCGCCCCGTTCCGGGGCGGCCGTTCGTGAATGCTGTGCGGGTCAGGCCATCTTGGTGACCTGGTCGAACGACAGTTCGACCGGAGTCTCGCGCTCGAAGAGCGAGACGAGAACCGTGAGCTTGCCGCTCTCGGGCTTGATCTCGCTGATCGAACCGGGAAGGCCCGCGAACGACCCTTCCTTGATCGTGATCGTCTCGCCGATCTCGAAGTCGACCTCAGCGGCCACCGGGCGGGCGACGGCGACGCCACCCTTGGCAGCAATGGACTTCGCGGTCGGCACATCCTTGACCTCGACGAGCGACTTCAGCATGTTGAAGGCCTCTTCGAAGCGGAGCGGTGTGGGGTTGTGGGCGTTGCCCACGAAGCCCGTGACGCCGGGCGTGTGACGCACGACCGACCAGGTGTCCTCGTTGAGCTCCATGCGCACCAGCACGTAGCCGGGGATGCGCACGCGCGTGACCATCTTGCGCTGGCCGTTCTTGATCTCGACGACGTCCTCCATCGGGACCTCGATCTGGTAGATGTCGTCCTCTACTTCGAGCGTCGACTTGCGCTGCTCGATGTTGGCCTTCACCTTGCGCTCGAAGCCGGCGTAGGAGTGGATGACGTACCACTTGCCGGGCAGCATCCGCAGATCCATGCGGAAGGCCTCGTAGGGGTCTTCCTCCGCAGGCTCATCGGCGCTGTCGCCGTCGATCTCGGGGCCGTCGTAGGGTGCCACTTCTTCAGCGGCTGCGGCCTCTGCGTCGGCGGTGTCTTCCGCCACGGCGTCGTTGAGGACCTCTGCGGCTGCTTCTGACTCAGCTGCTTCGTCCAGGTTGAGAGCGTCGTTCACGATCGCGTCTGCCTCCGGGTCTTCGATCTCGATGTCATCCGTGTCGCCGCCGAAGTTCTCGGCGTCTTCCCCGTCGCCCTCGACGTGCAAAGCCACGTGCTCGGCGGCCGTGGCCGACTGCTCCTGCTCGGCGAGGACGTTGCCCTCCTGGGACTCGTCCTCTTCACTCGACTGCTCTGCGGCTGTCGCCCAGTCCGCATCGTCGGAATATCGTTCAGACACGTTGCTTCTTTCCGTTCACTGCGACGTTCCCAGGGGTTCCTGCGGACGTCGAGGGTGCGTCAGCCGAGCGGGACTCCGAACACGACGTGCGTCAGGCTCCCGAAGATCCAGTCGAGGCCGTACACCATGCCCATCACGATCAGCACGAACACGAAGACCACGGCGGTGTACTTGACCAGCTCTTTGCGAGTCGGGGTGACGACCTTGCTCAGTTCGCCGATCACCTGGCGGAAGAACAGAGCGATGCGCCCGAAGAAGCCCAGCTTCTTCTCGCGCAGTGCGTACGGGCCTGCTGCGACGATGTCGCCGCGAACGTCGTCCTGTTCCATCCGGTACGTACCTTTCGTGAGCCAGCATGTGCGCTGACGCGCAGGGCGGACAGGAATCGAACCTGCAACCTGCGGTTTTGGAGACCGCTGCTCTGCCAATTGAGCTACCGCCCTAGAGAC
Protein-coding sequences here:
- a CDS encoding LacI family DNA-binding transcriptional regulator, whose amino-acid sequence is MSTLADVAARAGVSKATASRALSGSGYVADDTSERVHAAARELAYVVHSSAQSLATGRTLSVGVIVPTLDRWFFSELLSGIQQELLTSGHDLVLYGSREGSAERTRLFEEILPQRRLDGIIAVGIQPSARELERLMLVGSPLVSVGSYAEGTSAISIDDTAAGRLATEHLIDLGHRDITFLGGRADAATHAFGDEQRLAGYRAAMSTAGLEAGIRHASGEATMPGGYEAAVRMLGDRRSRPTAVVAVCDEVAIGGIIAARRLGVSSPADLSVVGIDDHAHAEMFSLTTVLQHPKEQGREAVRMLRDRMDSPGAETVHRVLPSELIMRASTTVPR
- the rplL gene encoding 50S ribosomal protein L7/L12, translating into MAKLTTEELLEQFADLTLIELSEFVKAFEEKFDVTAAAPVAVAGAAGGAGDAAAEEEKDSFDVILEAAGDKKIQVIKAVRELTSLGLGEAKAVVDGAPKAVLEGANKETAEKAKEALEGAGATVTLK
- the rplJ gene encoding 50S ribosomal protein L10; the protein is MAQKDATVAELTKSFESSNAVLLTEYRGLTVAQLKELRNAIRQDAEYAVVKNTLTKIAANNAGITTLDEGLKGPSAVAFVHGDFVTTAKALRDFAKANPLLVIKGGVFEGNALDADEVNKYASLESREVLLAKAAGMMKATMGKAAATVDALREKLETAEAA
- a CDS encoding YqaJ viral recombinase family protein, which encodes MTPELEARIVADSRDRVAWLRARARGITATDVAGLSGDASIIRAADSKLGGGPRFGGNAYTDHGRRREPEIAAWVASTHGILPSSALFHAAVEKRHLATPDGVCVNGEGRVLLAEIKTTNKSWRTIPRNYLRQVWWQQHVLGAERTLFVWEEHDDFRPLHDEPRSVWIDRDEKEIGRLVDLATRLIDELYHRTTGQRPPTGAAPAESRRDSLRERDMFRALALSD
- a CDS encoding LysR family transcriptional regulator ArgP produces the protein MKIDAQLAATIAAVIDEGSFEAAARRLHITQSAVSQRVRVVEQQIGRAALVRSRPVRATEAGEALVRLARQVELLEHDVMVAFGLGDAEPEAAVETAARVRIPLAVNADSMATWFLSPIARIARQHPIDVDLHRDDQDYTARMLESGEVMAAVTSEAEPVGGSAVTPLGVLEYRAMATTDYFERWFADGVSNDALRKAPFVDFDRRDALQQGWLRARGVDPWSVPRHYVPASHDFSHAVRLGLGWGLIPMPQATEDLIELGEPRIRVPLYWQQWNLRSPLLDAIAAEVADEASRVLVPLR
- a CDS encoding LysE/ArgO family amino acid transporter, producing MLTVLAGLGLGLSLIIAIGAQNVFVLRQGLRREYVLPVVLVCALSDAVLIIAGVAGLGLLIETAPWLVVVARWAGAAFLVGYGLVAARRAWRGGGELLASDDTASPGPSHPTSGSASTMLARTRLAPTLATVLALTWLNPHVYLDTVLMLGSVAATHGDGRWLFATGAVIASFVWFTALGFGARHLGRWLRTPRAWRMLDAGIAVVMIALGVNLVLPVLFG
- the rplA gene encoding 50S ribosomal protein L1; this translates as MAKSKAYQAALAKIEADRFYTPAEAVALAKETGSAKFDSTVEVALKLAVDPRKADQMVRGTVMLPHGTGKTARVIVFANGPAAEAAIAAGADEVGGAELIEKVAGGWTDFDAAVSTPELMGQVGRLGKVLGPRGLMPNPKTGTVTPNPAKAVEEIKGGKIEFRVDKHANVHFIVGKASFSTEQLNENIDAALEEIVRLKPSSAKGRYIQKGAVSTTFGPGIPLDVNAI
- the rplK gene encoding 50S ribosomal protein L11, with translation MAPKKKVTGLIKLQINAGAANPAPPIGPALGQHGVNIMEFCKAYNAATESQRGNVIPVEITVYEDRSFTFILKTPPAAELIKKAAGVAKASPTPHTVKVGKLTKEQVRQIAETKQPDLNANDIDAASKIIAGTARSMGITVED
- the nusG gene encoding transcription termination/antitermination protein NusG; translation: MSERYSDDADWATAAEQSSEEDESQEGNVLAEQEQSATAAEHVALHVEGDGEDAENFGGDTDDIEIEDPEADAIVNDALNLDEAAESEAAAEVLNDAVAEDTADAEAAAAEEVAPYDGPEIDGDSADEPAEEDPYEAFRMDLRMLPGKWYVIHSYAGFERKVKANIEQRKSTLEVEDDIYQIEVPMEDVVEIKNGQRKMVTRVRIPGYVLVRMELNEDTWSVVRHTPGVTGFVGNAHNPTPLRFEEAFNMLKSLVEVKDVPTAKSIAAKGGVAVARPVAAEVDFEIGETITIKEGSFAGLPGSISEIKPESGKLTVLVSLFERETPVELSFDQVTKMA
- the secE gene encoding preprotein translocase subunit SecE, yielding MEQDDVRGDIVAAGPYALREKKLGFFGRIALFFRQVIGELSKVVTPTRKELVKYTAVVFVFVLIVMGMVYGLDWIFGSLTHVVFGVPLG